From a single Bacillus pseudomycoides DSM 12442 genomic region:
- a CDS encoding DedA family protein, translating into MELHELLSYIEQYGYAALFFCLWLGIVGMPIPDEMIVMSGGFVSSVGILSVIPAFLLTYLGVVSGLSLGYILGKVFGDKVLDKLMKKKKAKYLLQSQEMIGKYGHYALVTSYFIPVVRHIVPYLVGMNRMSFKTYALYSYTTGFMWTLLYFMLGSMFGKHIEAIVELATKYGLYFGGTIVVIASVLYLYIQKKNQVIG; encoded by the coding sequence ATGGAATTACATGAATTGTTATCCTATATTGAGCAGTATGGCTATGCGGCTTTATTCTTTTGTTTATGGCTTGGGATTGTAGGTATGCCAATTCCAGATGAAATGATTGTGATGAGTGGTGGGTTTGTATCGTCAGTAGGCATACTAAGTGTAATTCCGGCATTTTTATTAACCTATTTAGGTGTCGTATCCGGCCTCTCTTTAGGGTATATACTTGGAAAGGTTTTTGGTGATAAAGTACTTGATAAATTGATGAAAAAGAAAAAGGCGAAGTATCTTTTACAATCACAAGAAATGATTGGTAAATATGGACATTATGCATTAGTAACAAGTTATTTTATACCTGTCGTTAGACATATTGTTCCTTATTTGGTTGGTATGAATCGTATGTCATTTAAAACATATGCTTTGTATTCATACACGACGGGATTTATGTGGACGTTGCTTTATTTTATGCTTGGTTCTATGTTTGGTAAACACATCGAGGCGATTGTAGAACTTGCGACGAAGTATGGCCTCTATTTTGGTGGCACAATTGTCGTCATAGCAAGTGTTTTATATTTATATATACAAAAGAAAAATCAGGTAATAGGATAG
- a CDS encoding cold-inducible protein YdjO-related protein produces the protein MYWKRNNKPVEDPEEIAVWECQTEDCLGWMRKNFSLEEEPKCPLCKGDMNSGTRLLQKL, from the coding sequence ATGTATTGGAAAAGAAATAATAAGCCTGTAGAAGATCCAGAAGAAATCGCTGTATGGGAATGCCAAACAGAAGATTGTTTAGGATGGATGCGTAAAAACTTTTCTTTAGAAGAAGAACCCAAATGTCCTTTATGTAAAGGTGATATGAATAGCGGGACACGACTACTACAAAAATTGTAA
- the hpt gene encoding hypoxanthine phosphoribosyltransferase codes for MKIEIKDTLISEEALQTKVKELALQIERDFEGEEIVVIAVLKGSFVFAADLIRHIKNEVTIDFISASSYGNQTETTGKVKLLKDIDVNITGKNVIVVEDIIDSGLTLHFLKDHFFMHKPKALKFCTLLDKPERRKVDLTAEYVGFQIPDEFIVGYGIDCAEKYRNLPFIASVVTEK; via the coding sequence ATGAAAATTGAAATAAAAGATACTTTAATCTCTGAAGAAGCATTACAAACAAAGGTAAAAGAACTAGCACTGCAAATTGAACGCGATTTTGAAGGAGAAGAAATCGTTGTGATCGCAGTACTAAAAGGTTCTTTCGTCTTTGCTGCTGATTTAATTCGTCACATTAAAAATGAAGTAACAATCGACTTTATCTCTGCATCTAGTTACGGCAACCAAACGGAAACAACAGGAAAAGTTAAATTGTTAAAAGATATCGATGTCAACATTACAGGCAAAAATGTAATTGTTGTAGAAGACATTATCGATTCTGGCTTAACACTTCACTTCTTAAAAGACCACTTCTTTATGCATAAACCAAAAGCATTAAAGTTCTGTACATTACTTGATAAACCAGAGCGTCGTAAAGTTGATTTGACAGCCGAGTATGTAGGCTTCCAAATTCCAGATGAATTTATCGTCGGCTATGGCATTGACTGTGCAGAAAAATATCGTAACTTACCATTTATCGCTTCAGTAGTAACAGAAAAATAA
- a CDS encoding ABC transporter permease subunit: MFKKIISIILQLFIMIMLFVVIVSLPMLFINGKKVGIHVEHFFTQCIHVISALIHPEELKLKMATQVATVSNNVQIFKIQEREFPLFPLIFKPYTYSLVLILGALIVSICSSFLCSIIAAVSPRRVQRVIEEAVFFLKTIPDVFLIFFLQLFMVSIYRYTGFLPLHPFSTMQNTSIVLPLLILAIIPTISLFQFQMLLINEEQKQGYVMFARAKGFGNMYILCRHIFRNMVVSVVNHIESILLALITSLFVFEYMFNIRGLFSILISGQDLVVIVYLLLLFIVPMYGVIVGLNWLRRKLYA, encoded by the coding sequence ATGTTTAAAAAAATAATCTCAATAATTCTTCAACTATTTATTATGATTATGCTATTTGTAGTGATTGTAAGTCTTCCGATGTTATTTATAAATGGGAAGAAAGTTGGAATACATGTAGAGCATTTTTTTACACAATGTATACATGTTATCTCTGCACTTATACATCCAGAAGAGTTAAAGCTGAAAATGGCTACACAAGTAGCGACTGTTTCAAACAATGTACAAATATTTAAGATACAAGAAAGGGAATTTCCCTTATTTCCACTTATATTTAAGCCATATACATATTCACTCGTGCTTATACTTGGAGCGCTTATAGTTTCTATATGTTCGTCTTTTTTATGTAGTATCATTGCGGCGGTTTCACCGAGGCGTGTACAGCGAGTGATAGAAGAAGCTGTATTTTTTCTTAAAACAATTCCAGATGTCTTCCTAATTTTTTTTCTTCAACTTTTCATGGTAAGTATATATAGGTATACCGGATTTTTACCACTACATCCATTTTCTACGATGCAAAATACATCTATTGTATTACCACTTCTCATTTTAGCTATTATACCTACCATCTCTTTATTCCAATTTCAAATGCTACTTATAAATGAGGAGCAGAAGCAAGGTTATGTTATGTTTGCGAGAGCGAAAGGGTTTGGTAACATGTATATTTTGTGCAGGCATATTTTTCGCAATATGGTTGTTTCAGTTGTGAATCATATTGAATCAATATTACTAGCCTTGATAACGAGCTTATTCGTTTTTGAGTATATGTTTAACATAAGAGGTTTATTTTCGATTTTGATTAGCGGTCAAGATCTGGTGGTTATCGTTTATTTGCTGCTGTTATTTATAGTGCCTATGTATGGAGTAATAGTAGGATTGAATTGGTTAAGGAGGAAGTTGTATGCATAG
- a CDS encoding ABC transporter permease subunit: protein MHSQRYKYFLFPIILLLIISIALPYFQEESKVVEYRYNEKGEIVEAAPFSISRAHWFGTDREGEDLFYKVIDGAKYTILISFFVAVARVIISLLMSLFIHNDKWGIFFLQRVTVSLQFFPQTLFCILFLTPFIIYELRTKPIVTNIEVLCIQFLVFVFVAVPGMTRFFHKEVQQLWNKEYVKSSFLLGGSRWHVFRTHIMKVLQPQIIFQIGEQMVQVLLIMLHLALFKLFLGGTKIVSGQAHDQFSIYVPYLNDWANLISYYYGELMLEPRIIIIPVMFYMILLYCMTKVVNGYKHNRIE from the coding sequence ATGCATAGCCAGCGTTATAAGTACTTCTTATTCCCGATTATTTTATTATTAATAATAAGTATTGCACTCCCATATTTTCAAGAGGAGTCTAAGGTAGTGGAATATCGATACAATGAAAAAGGAGAAATTGTTGAAGCGGCTCCTTTTTCAATTTCCCGTGCACATTGGTTTGGAACGGATCGAGAAGGAGAAGATTTATTTTATAAAGTAATAGATGGGGCTAAGTACACAATTTTAATTTCATTTTTTGTGGCAGTTGCTAGAGTAATCATTTCTTTATTGATGAGCCTGTTCATTCATAATGATAAGTGGGGAATTTTTTTCTTACAACGTGTTACTGTTAGTTTGCAATTTTTTCCGCAAACGTTATTTTGTATCTTATTTCTTACACCATTTATCATTTATGAGCTACGAACGAAACCTATTGTCACAAATATAGAAGTACTATGTATACAATTTCTTGTATTCGTTTTTGTAGCAGTGCCAGGAATGACACGATTTTTTCATAAAGAAGTTCAGCAACTTTGGAACAAGGAATATGTAAAGAGTTCTTTCTTATTAGGAGGAAGCAGATGGCATGTGTTTCGAACTCATATTATGAAAGTATTACAACCACAAATTATATTTCAAATTGGAGAGCAAATGGTGCAAGTATTATTAATTATGTTACATCTTGCTCTGTTTAAATTATTTTTAGGGGGAACGAAAATTGTTTCCGGGCAAGCTCATGATCAATTTAGTATATATGTTCCATACCTAAATGACTGGGCAAATTTAATTAGTTATTACTATGGAGAATTAATGCTAGAGCCAAGAATTATTATAATCCCAGTTATGTTTTATATGATTCTTTTATATTGTATGACGAAAGTAGTGAACGGATATAAACATAATAGAATAGAGTAA
- a CDS encoding N-acetylmuramoyl-L-alanine amidase family protein, which translates to MKKIILLVLMSVMFLVPAVSHAETSGNVNQAVPKEEQAIQKMGWVKDGDSWYYFDKDGKAHEGWLSYNGNWYYFIDRIMVQKDYVRVNGRDYYLGNDGVMQTGWIADGEDRWLYANQDGSFKTGWVKEGNKWYYIHRGLMATGWVRNDTGWYYMNPNGTMKTGWLQESGNWYYLKSDGAMATGKHLINGTWYSFKDNGVML; encoded by the coding sequence ATGAAAAAAATTATTTTGCTAGTTTTAATGTCTGTAATGTTTTTAGTACCTGCCGTTTCTCATGCAGAAACAAGTGGAAATGTAAATCAGGCTGTCCCGAAAGAAGAACAAGCTATACAAAAAATGGGATGGGTAAAAGATGGAGATTCATGGTATTACTTTGATAAAGATGGAAAAGCTCATGAAGGATGGTTAAGTTATAACGGAAATTGGTATTACTTTATAGATAGAATCATGGTGCAAAAAGATTATGTTAGGGTAAATGGAAGAGATTATTATTTAGGTAATGATGGTGTTATGCAGACTGGTTGGATAGCAGATGGTGAAGATCGCTGGTTATATGCAAACCAAGATGGATCATTCAAAACAGGTTGGGTGAAGGAAGGAAATAAGTGGTATTATATTCATCGTGGATTAATGGCAACTGGATGGGTAAGAAATGATACAGGTTGGTATTATATGAATCCGAATGGTACGATGAAAACAGGTTGGTTACAAGAATCTGGGAACTGGTATTATTTAAAATCTGACGGTGCAATGGCAACAGGCAAACACTTAATTAATGGTACTTGGTATTCATTTAAAGATAACGGTGTTATGCTCTAG
- a CDS encoding LPXTG cell wall anchor domain-containing protein has product MKKKLLPICAMALLSVGYSSVASASTGTMTKEEVAQVQQDTTKKEAAMQEQQKQDKMKKEAAVQEQQKQDQMKKEAVVQEQQKQDQMKKEAAMQEQQKQDKMKKEGIQEQQKQDKMKKEAAVQATKGEKLPNTASNSITMMTLSACLVALGSLFGFTRRKIKA; this is encoded by the coding sequence ATGAAAAAGAAACTTTTACCAATCTGTGCGATGGCACTTTTATCAGTAGGATATTCTTCGGTAGCAAGTGCGTCTACTGGGACAATGACAAAGGAAGAAGTAGCACAAGTACAGCAAGATACAACGAAAAAAGAAGCAGCAATGCAGGAACAACAAAAACAAGATAAGATGAAAAAAGAAGCGGCAGTGCAAGAGCAACAAAAACAAGATCAAATGAAAAAAGAAGCGGTAGTGCAAGAGCAACAAAAACAAGATCAAATGAAAAAAGAAGCAGCAATGCAGGAACAGCAAAAACAAGATAAGATGAAAAAAGAAGGAATTCAAGAGCAACAAAAACAAGATAAGATGAAAAAAGAAGCAGCAGTGCAAGCTACAAAAGGTGAAAAACTACCAAATACAGCATCAAATAGCATAACAATGATGACGTTAAGCGCGTGCCTTGTAGCATTAGGATCATTGTTTGGATTTACGCGCCGTAAAATTAAAGCGTAA
- a CDS encoding class D sortase — MRLINRIGFAFMIVGILMGTYYFFEWYKGKSSAQDLTTEEIKHFEKIELKGHSTETSVNSQVPSSQMQYKEGEKVAMLNIPKIKKKFSIYWGASDTTLKKGVGMFVSDMTTAPSEGGHTVLSGHRDTVFTELGELKEKDNLIVEYDNKIYTYEIQKMWITHADDRTVIVKKEEPTLTLTTCYPFDYIGDAPDRYIIEAKLISTDSK; from the coding sequence GTGAGACTTATAAATCGTATTGGATTTGCTTTCATGATAGTCGGTATTCTTATGGGGACGTATTATTTTTTTGAATGGTATAAAGGAAAAAGTTCCGCACAAGATTTAACGACAGAAGAGATAAAGCATTTTGAAAAAATAGAATTAAAAGGGCATTCCACTGAAACATCTGTGAATTCTCAAGTACCTTCTTCTCAAATGCAATATAAAGAAGGAGAGAAAGTAGCGATGTTAAATATCCCAAAAATAAAGAAGAAGTTCTCTATATATTGGGGGGCAAGTGATACCACATTGAAAAAAGGGGTAGGTATGTTTGTTAGTGATATGACAACAGCTCCATCTGAAGGAGGACACACTGTACTGAGTGGACATCGCGATACTGTATTTACAGAGCTAGGAGAGCTTAAAGAAAAAGATAACCTCATTGTGGAATACGATAATAAGATTTATACTTATGAAATTCAAAAAATGTGGATTACACATGCGGATGATCGCACAGTCATAGTAAAGAAAGAAGAACCAACATTAACGCTGACGACGTGCTATCCATTTGATTATATAGGTGATGCACCAGATCGATATATTATTGAAGCGAAATTGATTTCTACTGATTCAAAATGA
- a CDS encoding response regulator transcription factor — protein sequence MTKTILIVEDEDILREILKDYFLNEQYKVLEARDGKEALSLFEEEEVHLVILDIMLPELDGWSVCRRIRKTSQVPIIMLTARVDEDDTLLGFELGADDYVTKPYSPPILLARAKRLLESRILTSKSPSNEDDTLSIHGICVHFPSRIVTIEGVDINLTHTEFEILTYFMQNQWIVLTREQLISRIWGYEFAGDDRTVNSHIRNLRNKLGDKAKYITTVVRMGYKFEGNV from the coding sequence ATGACAAAAACAATTTTAATTGTTGAGGATGAAGATATTTTACGCGAAATATTGAAAGATTATTTTCTAAATGAACAATATAAAGTACTTGAGGCAAGAGATGGGAAAGAAGCTTTATCCTTGTTTGAAGAAGAAGAGGTTCATTTAGTTATTCTTGATATCATGTTACCGGAATTGGATGGTTGGTCTGTTTGCCGAAGAATCCGTAAAACGTCTCAAGTGCCGATTATTATGCTCACGGCACGTGTGGATGAAGACGATACGTTACTTGGATTTGAGTTAGGAGCGGATGATTATGTAACGAAGCCATATAGTCCGCCTATTTTACTAGCGAGGGCAAAGCGATTACTTGAAAGTCGAATACTTACAAGTAAATCTCCAAGTAATGAAGATGATACGCTATCTATTCATGGAATTTGTGTTCATTTCCCATCACGTATCGTTACGATAGAGGGAGTGGACATTAATTTAACACATACAGAGTTTGAGATATTGACCTATTTTATGCAGAATCAATGGATTGTTTTGACAAGAGAGCAATTGATTTCAAGAATTTGGGGATATGAATTTGCTGGTGATGACCGGACAGTGAATAGTCATATCCGTAATTTACGAAATAAATTAGGAGATAAAGCAAAGTACATTACGACTGTTGTTCGGATGGGGTATAAATTTGAGGGGAATGTATGA
- a CDS encoding sensor histidine kinase, with translation MRKGIVLKLFILTTALCMLILATIFIGQTIFFKQYYANRKVNDIQTNISSFEREYLNSDGNTEAIQKLEQDFYRENNTWITALDSDGNLKHATDFYLEVKLDRLSQKELGKTNLTIPLYYLMGIEEIENEKMPYFSGLQISVYGMVRDSTVVPAVLNLSKGINWSNKPLDKKINEIAPKVKEEKKSAAQVPSTGFGGTVTKVQLPDSKGIVNPLYKNTLFLESIKEFQADLLLNENKDNNDALRINDYEKNDIKYKLLIKPIKEKDGSLTYIFAMASLQPVDEAVQMVKDYYVYIIAFVLVLTLLASFYYSKQIAKPLLRINDTTKKIAHLDFSERIPITSKDEIGDLSNNINILSNTLHTHIEQLEQDIEKERKLENTRKEFISGVSHELKTPLSIMKSCISILKDGVAEHKKEYYFQAMEKEVDKMDMLILDMLELAKFESGTYKMQMDTFHIDEVIEHICGQLSLEIEKKQLHIHKHISPAQVVANQHRIEQVIVNFITNAIRYTPEKEDIIISTIDELNQIKICIENKGTHIEEEQLDKIWDRFYRIDTARQRSNGGTGLGLAISKNILELHGVEYGVNNTADGVLFYFYLNKKV, from the coding sequence ATGAGAAAAGGGATTGTACTCAAATTATTTATTCTTACAACAGCACTATGCATGTTGATTTTAGCGACGATTTTTATTGGACAAACGATATTTTTCAAACAATATTATGCCAACAGAAAAGTAAATGATATTCAAACAAATATAAGCTCCTTTGAGAGAGAGTATTTGAATAGTGATGGTAACACAGAAGCAATTCAGAAACTGGAACAAGATTTTTATAGAGAAAATAATACATGGATTACAGCATTAGATAGTGATGGAAATTTAAAACATGCGACTGATTTTTATTTAGAAGTAAAGCTGGATCGGCTATCGCAGAAGGAACTTGGAAAAACAAACCTTACAATCCCTCTCTATTATCTTATGGGGATAGAAGAGATTGAAAATGAAAAAATGCCGTATTTTTCAGGGTTGCAAATTTCAGTTTATGGGATGGTTAGAGATTCTACAGTTGTTCCTGCTGTATTAAATTTAAGTAAGGGTATAAATTGGTCCAACAAGCCATTAGATAAGAAAATAAATGAAATAGCTCCTAAGGTGAAAGAGGAAAAGAAAAGTGCTGCTCAAGTTCCTAGTACTGGTTTTGGGGGAACTGTTACAAAAGTGCAACTACCTGATAGTAAAGGGATAGTGAATCCACTTTATAAAAACACTTTGTTCTTGGAGAGTATAAAAGAATTTCAAGCGGACTTACTGTTAAATGAAAATAAAGATAACAATGATGCCTTAAGAATAAATGACTATGAAAAAAATGATATAAAATATAAATTATTAATCAAACCGATAAAGGAAAAGGATGGCTCTTTAACATATATATTCGCGATGGCGTCCTTGCAGCCCGTAGATGAAGCAGTGCAAATGGTAAAGGATTATTATGTATATATTATTGCATTTGTGCTAGTACTTACCTTGTTGGCATCTTTTTATTACTCAAAACAAATTGCAAAACCGCTATTACGAATTAATGATACAACGAAAAAAATTGCACATTTAGATTTTTCGGAAAGAATCCCAATTACTTCAAAAGATGAGATTGGCGATTTATCTAACAACATTAATATATTATCAAATACATTGCACACACATATTGAACAATTAGAACAAGATATTGAAAAAGAAAGAAAGCTAGAAAATACGAGAAAAGAATTTATTTCAGGTGTCTCACATGAATTGAAAACACCACTAAGTATTATGAAAAGCTGTATTTCGATTCTAAAAGATGGGGTAGCCGAACATAAGAAAGAATATTATTTTCAGGCAATGGAAAAAGAAGTGGATAAGATGGATATGTTAATTTTGGACATGCTGGAGTTAGCTAAATTTGAATCTGGCACGTATAAAATGCAGATGGATACTTTTCATATTGATGAGGTCATTGAGCATATATGTGGACAACTATCATTAGAAATAGAGAAGAAACAACTTCATATTCACAAACACATATCTCCAGCTCAAGTTGTTGCAAATCAACATCGCATTGAGCAAGTAATTGTCAATTTCATTACGAATGCAATCCGTTATACACCTGAAAAAGAGGATATTATTATTTCTACAATAGATGAGCTAAATCAAATAAAGATTTGTATAGAAAATAAAGGCACTCATATTGAAGAAGAACAATTAGATAAAATATGGGACCGTTTTTACCGTATAGATACAGCTCGTCAACGTTCAAACGGTGGAACGGGACTCGGACTTGCTATTTCCAAAAATATTTTGGAACTTCATGGCGTAGAGTATGGTGTAAATAATACAGCAGATGGTGTGTTGTTTTACTTCTATTTAAATAAAAAAGTGTAG
- the thiT gene encoding energy-coupled thiamine transporter ThiT has product MRNTNLQAMIESAILAAFALIIDILPLSIKLPTGGSVSFAMIPIFIIAYRWGFKTAFLGGLIWGLLQIVVGDVYILTPVQAFIEYFVAFAFIGFAGLFYRPIQKALANNQHTSNVQSDIGSRKDKPSSKSGQGKKALFYIILATFVGSFARYFCHFIAGVIFFGKYAPPGQSAVLYSLIVNGSTMLGSFALCTVLLLLLFSTSPRLFKSIGAHNINFKNKSA; this is encoded by the coding sequence ATGCGTAACACCAATTTACAAGCGATGATTGAATCTGCAATCCTTGCAGCCTTCGCCTTGATCATCGACATTTTACCACTATCAATTAAACTTCCAACAGGCGGTTCTGTTTCATTTGCAATGATTCCTATTTTTATTATCGCTTACCGCTGGGGCTTTAAAACTGCTTTCTTAGGAGGACTCATTTGGGGTCTACTACAAATTGTAGTCGGCGATGTTTACATTTTAACGCCAGTTCAAGCGTTTATTGAGTACTTCGTTGCATTTGCTTTTATCGGTTTTGCTGGTTTATTCTATCGTCCAATTCAAAAGGCACTTGCGAACAACCAACATACATCTAACGTACAATCCGACATTGGTAGCCGCAAAGATAAACCTTCATCAAAAAGCGGGCAAGGGAAAAAGGCGCTTTTTTATATTATCCTTGCTACATTTGTTGGTAGCTTTGCCCGTTATTTCTGTCACTTTATTGCTGGTGTTATCTTCTTTGGGAAGTACGCACCACCAGGACAGTCAGCTGTTCTTTATTCATTGATCGTGAATGGTAGTACAATGCTCGGTTCATTTGCATTATGCACAGTATTACTACTACTCCTGTTTTCAACTTCACCACGCTTATTTAAAAGTATTGGTGCGCATAATATAAATTTTAAAAATAAGAGTGCCTAA
- a CDS encoding FeoA family protein, producing the protein MSLVDIKIGEKVLVKNLQTLDKLLKRRLAAFGLSEGSELRMKQKAMFKGPCTLECRGQLISIRHCDAKMIKVELA; encoded by the coding sequence ATGAGCTTAGTTGATATTAAAATAGGTGAAAAAGTATTAGTTAAAAATTTACAAACGTTAGATAAATTATTAAAGCGGAGATTAGCTGCTTTTGGTCTTTCAGAAGGAAGTGAACTTCGTATGAAACAAAAAGCGATGTTTAAAGGGCCGTGTACATTAGAGTGCCGTGGACAATTAATTAGTATTCGTCATTGTGACGCGAAAATGATAAAGGTGGAATTAGCGTGA
- the feoB gene encoding ferrous iron transport protein B has translation MNKVALLGNPNTGKTSLFNALTGSYEYVGNWSGVTVEKKVGKLKGKQGTLIDLPGIYDLNPVSRDEGVVTKFLLTEEFHHMLNIVDSSQFERNMHLTLQLLEFGKPVSIGLNMIDVAKQRGIVINANRLSEVLGVTVVPVVARSGKGCEELLATLHENEKKEKKSFILSYGKEVDAGIEEIMDLLTQANYEHPRWLTLQFLSNNEVVEQEVKRLPVYEKLVAIRSKLEAKLDSTLEQHIYRTRAAYIEKLKTNVIQHEKEGKIPFSEKIDKLITHKILGLPIFLAVMFFIFQVTFTWIGTPLSDMLDEFLGGQFTDWVTAGLTNIGASEFIQALVTEGIIAGVGAVLVFVPQIFALFFFISLLEDSGYMARIAVVMDRIMEFFGLNGKAFIPMIIGFGCNVPGIMAARTIEQEKERLLTVLVTPFMSCSARLPVYALFAGVFFPNSQATVVFSLYIAGIVLALLVTKVMSLTVLKEEKSIFVIELPPYRVPQAKTLWLSTWEKGKGFVRKAGTFIFGGSVVIWLLNYAGPSGFGVDMGDSFLAMIGGFVAPILAPLGFGTWQAAASLLTGFLAKEVVVSTMAIIYAVKEDVLGNVMGAHYTALSAYAFMFFILLYVPCLATVAVIRRETGSVKWTIFSVVYPLIVAYVLTFVIYQVGSLLGF, from the coding sequence GTGAATAAGGTTGCATTGCTAGGGAACCCGAATACAGGGAAAACATCATTATTTAATGCGCTGACGGGTTCGTATGAATATGTAGGAAACTGGAGCGGAGTAACAGTAGAAAAGAAGGTTGGTAAGTTAAAGGGGAAGCAAGGGACATTAATTGATTTACCAGGTATATATGATTTAAATCCTGTTTCTCGTGATGAAGGTGTCGTTACAAAGTTTCTACTAACAGAAGAATTTCATCATATGCTAAATATTGTTGACTCTTCTCAATTTGAGCGCAATATGCATTTAACATTGCAACTACTAGAGTTTGGTAAACCAGTTTCTATCGGTTTAAATATGATTGATGTTGCGAAGCAACGCGGAATTGTTATTAATGCGAACAGATTGTCAGAAGTATTAGGAGTAACGGTCGTTCCTGTTGTTGCGAGAAGTGGTAAAGGTTGTGAAGAATTACTGGCTACTCTTCATGAGAACGAGAAGAAAGAGAAAAAGTCTTTCATTCTTTCTTATGGTAAAGAAGTAGATGCAGGTATTGAAGAAATCATGGATCTTTTAACTCAAGCAAATTATGAGCATCCTAGATGGCTTACACTTCAATTTTTAAGTAATAACGAAGTAGTAGAACAAGAAGTTAAAAGATTGCCTGTTTATGAAAAGCTTGTAGCAATTCGTTCTAAATTAGAAGCGAAACTTGATAGTACGCTAGAACAGCATATTTACCGGACACGTGCAGCGTATATTGAAAAGTTAAAAACAAATGTCATTCAGCATGAAAAGGAAGGAAAGATTCCCTTTTCAGAAAAAATTGATAAGTTAATTACACATAAAATTTTAGGACTTCCAATCTTTTTAGCAGTTATGTTTTTTATTTTTCAGGTTACGTTTACGTGGATCGGTACGCCTTTATCAGATATGCTTGATGAATTTCTTGGTGGGCAGTTTACGGATTGGGTAACGGCAGGTTTAACAAACATTGGTGCCTCTGAGTTTATTCAAGCGCTCGTTACAGAGGGGATTATTGCCGGCGTTGGTGCGGTATTAGTATTCGTTCCACAAATTTTTGCATTGTTCTTCTTTATTTCGTTATTAGAAGACTCAGGGTATATGGCCCGCATTGCAGTTGTAATGGACCGTATTATGGAATTCTTTGGTTTAAACGGAAAAGCATTTATTCCTATGATTATCGGTTTTGGTTGTAACGTTCCTGGGATTATGGCAGCGAGAACGATTGAGCAGGAAAAAGAAAGATTACTTACCGTTTTAGTAACACCATTTATGTCTTGTTCAGCGCGTTTACCTGTATATGCATTATTTGCGGGAGTCTTTTTCCCGAATAGTCAAGCGACTGTTGTGTTCTCTTTATACATTGCAGGTATTGTACTTGCTTTACTCGTTACAAAAGTAATGTCTCTTACTGTTTTAAAAGAAGAAAAATCTATTTTCGTTATTGAGCTTCCGCCTTATCGTGTACCACAAGCAAAAACATTGTGGCTTAGTACGTGGGAAAAAGGAAAAGGTTTCGTACGTAAAGCTGGTACATTTATCTTTGGGGGATCTGTTGTTATCTGGTTACTTAACTATGCTGGTCCATCTGGATTTGGCGTAGATATGGGGGATAGTTTCTTAGCAATGATTGGTGGGTTCGTGGCACCAATTTTAGCACCGCTCGGTTTTGGAACGTGGCAAGCAGCGGCATCATTATTAACAGGATTTTTAGCAAAAGAAGTTGTTGTTTCTACAATGGCCATTATTTATGCGGTGAAAGAAGATGTATTAGGAAATGTAATGGGAGCGCACTATACTGCATTATCAGCATATGCGTTTATGTTCTTCATTTTATTATATGTTCCATGTTTGGCGACAGTAGCTGTTATTCGTCGTGAAACAGGATCTGTCAAGTGGACAATTTTCTCTGTTGTTTATCCACTTATAGTGGCTTATGTATTAACATTCGTTATATACCAAGTCGGA